One region of Paenibacillus polymyxa M1 genomic DNA includes:
- a CDS encoding AEC family transporter — MSLLEMITATLTDNSIVSSIASTVFIILLGFFCRKKGIFTAAVGKMLSKVVLTVALPALAFNSFMQDINPTILKQGMNVLIWGILIYIILIFISKPFFLSYNKDKQDVLRVLTIFGSTTFFGIPIVGAIYGPTGVMYSSIFNIGYRIFLYSYGYIKMSGLKMELKNLKTMFLNPIVIATFIGLFVWLFQGYLPQMSVATEDGTIQQFAFLRIDQTAVWLFKPMTYLAGLASPLAWLSIGSTLGEISFKSAATDKTSWYYSLVKVWLVPIVNIVLLALLTISHILSVDTVALSTIVIMMATPTATVAAAYAISFDKEAVLTSNASLLSTITSVVMIPVWIITLNVIDKIGIF, encoded by the coding sequence ATGTCTTTACTAGAAATGATTACAGCGACCTTAACAGATAACAGTATTGTCAGTTCTATCGCTTCTACCGTTTTTATTATCCTGCTCGGCTTCTTTTGCCGCAAGAAGGGGATTTTTACCGCAGCCGTAGGAAAGATGCTATCTAAGGTTGTTCTCACTGTGGCTCTACCAGCACTAGCCTTTAATTCTTTCATGCAGGATATCAATCCTACAATATTAAAACAGGGCATGAATGTTTTAATATGGGGGATTCTCATTTATATCATTCTCATCTTTATCTCCAAGCCGTTCTTCCTGAGCTACAACAAGGATAAGCAGGATGTTTTGCGGGTACTAACCATTTTCGGTTCTACTACTTTTTTCGGAATTCCCATTGTCGGTGCCATTTACGGTCCTACTGGAGTGATGTACAGTTCCATTTTTAATATAGGCTACCGCATTTTCTTATATTCTTATGGCTATATCAAAATGAGCGGCTTAAAAATGGAGCTTAAAAATCTCAAAACTATGTTTTTGAATCCGATTGTTATTGCGACTTTTATAGGCTTGTTTGTTTGGTTGTTCCAGGGTTATTTACCGCAAATGAGTGTGGCTACAGAGGATGGGACCATTCAGCAGTTTGCTTTTCTAAGAATTGATCAAACCGCTGTCTGGTTGTTCAAGCCCATGACCTACCTTGCCGGACTAGCTTCTCCATTGGCCTGGTTATCGATTGGTTCAACTTTGGGTGAAATCAGCTTCAAGTCGGCAGCTACAGACAAGACATCATGGTATTACAGCCTTGTTAAAGTTTGGCTGGTACCTATTGTGAACATCGTTTTGCTGGCTTTGTTGACCATATCTCATATTCTGTCGGTCGATACTGTCGCTTTATCTACCATTGTCATTATGATGGCTACTCCTACAGCTACCGTAGCCGCAGCCTATGCCATCAGTTTTGATAAGGAAGCTGTACTAACTTCTAATGCATCGCTTCTATCAACTATTACTTCCGTCGTCATGATTCCGGTGTGGATTATTACGCTCAATGTCATCGATAAAATTGGAATTTTCTAA
- a CDS encoding 2-hydroxyacid dehydrogenase: MLKIICYGARSYEKPYFHELNKYNFQLTLVEELLTSSNAELAQHHDAVLLRGNCAANRQNLAKFNQYGIQYIFTRTVGINHIDLDACSEFGMKVARVPSYSPNAIAELSLTLAMMLLRHTAYMTTKSSFKNFIVDEHTFSKEIHNCKVGIIGVGRIGLTEAKLFKGLGASVIGYDVYQSDAAKALIPFTTLDELLAESDIVSVHVPYLPGQNDQMINASFLAKMKKGSILINTSRGELQDNQAILDALLSNHLEGFGTDVFPKEEELFFKAFDPWQMLPDPTIQKLVELYPRVLVTPHAGSNTVTALSNMIETSYANFHDIITTHSSDNLVPLPVLAMK; encoded by the coding sequence ATGTTAAAAATCATCTGCTATGGTGCCCGTTCATATGAGAAGCCCTATTTCCATGAGCTTAATAAATATAACTTCCAGCTAACGCTGGTAGAAGAGCTGCTGACCTCCAGCAATGCAGAACTGGCCCAGCATCACGATGCTGTTTTGTTAAGAGGAAACTGTGCTGCCAATCGGCAAAATCTCGCAAAATTCAATCAGTACGGCATTCAATATATTTTCACCAGAACCGTCGGAATCAACCATATTGATTTGGATGCCTGCAGCGAATTTGGAATGAAGGTCGCACGTGTGCCATCCTACTCTCCGAATGCTATCGCAGAGCTTTCCTTAACTCTTGCTATGATGCTGCTCCGTCACACTGCTTACATGACTACCAAAAGCTCTTTCAAAAATTTTATTGTGGACGAGCATACGTTCAGCAAAGAGATTCACAATTGTAAAGTTGGGATTATCGGGGTCGGTCGCATCGGCCTGACGGAGGCCAAATTATTTAAAGGATTAGGAGCTTCTGTTATCGGCTATGATGTGTACCAATCCGACGCAGCCAAGGCACTCATTCCATTCACAACCTTGGATGAACTACTGGCAGAGAGTGATATCGTCAGTGTGCATGTTCCTTACCTGCCGGGACAGAACGACCAAATGATTAATGCTAGCTTTTTAGCGAAAATGAAAAAAGGGTCTATTCTCATCAATACCTCACGTGGGGAATTACAAGATAACCAAGCCATTCTGGATGCTTTGCTCAGCAATCATTTGGAAGGGTTCGGAACAGATGTCTTTCCTAAAGAGGAAGAACTATTTTTTAAAGCATTTGACCCATGGCAAATGCTCCCGGACCCAACGATCCAGAAGCTTGTGGAGCTGTATCCAAGAGTGTTGGTCACACCTCATGCCGGCTCGAATACCGTTACTGCGTTATCCAACATGATTGAAACCAGCTACGCAAACTTCCATGATATCATTACAACTCATTCTTCGGACAATCTGGTCCCACTTCCTGTTCTCGCTATGAAATAG
- a CDS encoding response regulator gives MKVLIVEDDPMVAELNQQFIERMDNLDVVCKADTVQKAQDCLQKFTPDLVLLDVYLPGKSGLTLLSHMQEQQYHASVILITAAKDIQTVKEAVFYGVADYLIKPFTFERFKLAVEKIQRLATVMEEGNGINQAVIDQYFNKEEPMGVEKKKPAKQLSPNLSKNLSKNLSKLTMTTILKSIQELDGPFSVETLAREVDLSRITVKKYIQFLVDDGFLIESIEYHKIGRPLMLYQINSDIKEPPFPV, from the coding sequence ATGAAGGTACTCATTGTTGAGGATGATCCTATGGTTGCTGAGCTCAATCAACAGTTTATTGAGCGTATGGACAACTTGGATGTGGTATGTAAAGCAGATACTGTCCAGAAGGCACAGGATTGTCTTCAGAAGTTCACACCTGATCTGGTATTGCTGGACGTTTATTTACCCGGGAAAAGTGGATTAACCTTGTTATCCCATATGCAGGAGCAGCAGTACCATGCTTCGGTTATTTTAATTACGGCTGCAAAAGATATCCAAACGGTAAAGGAAGCTGTTTTCTATGGAGTGGCAGACTATCTAATTAAGCCTTTTACATTCGAACGCTTTAAGCTGGCTGTTGAGAAAATCCAGCGTTTGGCCACGGTGATGGAGGAAGGGAACGGAATTAATCAAGCTGTCATTGATCAATATTTTAATAAAGAAGAGCCTATGGGTGTAGAAAAGAAAAAACCTGCTAAACAACTATCCCCAAATCTATCGAAAAATCTGTCTAAAAACTTGTCCAAACTGACCATGACTACCATACTGAAGAGTATTCAAGAGCTGGACGGACCTTTTTCGGTTGAAACATTAGCCAGAGAAGTGGACTTGTCCCGTATTACAGTCAAAAAATATATTCAGTTCCTGGTAGACGATGGCTTTCTGATTGAATCGATAGAATACCACAAGATTGGAAGGCCGCTAATGCTCTATCAGATCAATTCGGATATAAAAGAACCGCCATTTCCAGTATGA
- a CDS encoding ATP-binding protein yields MIGLRLKGKLKPRRQFKVSLQFMIIILVVLVIIISLIISLLLIRNFVINKHFDNTKEKLSGIAKVVASDNDVIRNVEQGVPVKQIQDYSLGVMHNVNVDFVVILNHDLIRLSHPNETMIGKPFSDLDDARKALSGQGHFSENIGVLGQGYRYFTPIFNQQKEVIGIVCVGLTMRTLNHDLMQAQYTIFGGLMLGLFSGVLGAIILAQKIKTILFGLEPQEIATRLREKVIIENEVAEGIIAISADKKIMLMNKEAQAKYQLANQDRKAPIGEQIDTNFYNALFKKVFDSKKKIKDRSFYVNGIEVIATVTPIHVENEFFGAVATLRDQSEMIHLSNQLSGTKYYINSLRGQTHEFMNKMHVISGLIEMRKYEEVSQYIQQLNHRYQNEVGFLTERIKVPALAGFIMGKINEAREQNISVLLEESSNVSNLEMQDIVHDVIHILGNFFDNAIDSILQKRQPGKIELKLNYECEGNVFILKVKDNGMGIDSEMQQRIFEHGFSTKGEDRGYGLNLVKTMVDNHQGIIEIDSQPGLGTSIYVELPCTLEVTSE; encoded by the coding sequence GTGATAGGGTTGCGGTTAAAAGGTAAGTTGAAACCGAGAAGACAATTCAAAGTTTCGCTACAATTCATGATTATTATTTTGGTTGTTTTAGTTATTATTATTTCCTTGATTATATCCTTGCTTCTCATTCGTAATTTCGTGATTAACAAGCATTTTGATAATACGAAGGAAAAACTTTCAGGTATTGCCAAGGTGGTTGCCAGTGACAACGATGTTATTCGTAATGTTGAGCAGGGAGTCCCTGTGAAGCAGATCCAAGACTATTCTCTTGGAGTAATGCATAACGTTAATGTGGATTTTGTAGTCATACTGAACCACGATTTAATTCGGCTTTCCCATCCGAATGAAACCATGATTGGCAAGCCATTCTCTGATTTGGACGATGCCAGAAAAGCACTATCCGGTCAGGGACATTTTTCTGAAAATATCGGTGTTTTAGGCCAAGGCTACCGTTATTTTACGCCGATATTTAATCAACAGAAAGAGGTCATTGGCATTGTATGTGTAGGACTGACCATGAGAACGCTAAATCATGATTTGATGCAGGCGCAGTATACCATTTTTGGAGGACTGATGCTGGGACTCTTTAGTGGAGTTCTGGGCGCGATCATTCTGGCACAAAAAATCAAAACGATCTTATTTGGTCTGGAACCACAAGAGATAGCAACACGATTACGTGAAAAAGTAATTATTGAAAATGAGGTCGCTGAAGGAATTATAGCCATTTCGGCTGACAAGAAAATTATGCTTATGAACAAGGAAGCTCAGGCCAAGTACCAACTGGCGAATCAAGACAGAAAAGCCCCGATTGGCGAGCAGATCGATACCAACTTTTATAACGCGCTCTTCAAGAAAGTGTTTGATAGTAAGAAGAAGATCAAGGACCGCTCGTTTTATGTGAATGGTATAGAAGTCATTGCGACAGTAACCCCTATACATGTAGAAAATGAGTTTTTTGGGGCAGTTGCTACACTGCGCGACCAATCCGAGATGATTCATCTTAGCAATCAGTTGAGTGGCACAAAATATTATATTAACTCTCTTCGCGGACAGACGCATGAGTTTATGAACAAAATGCACGTGATCTCCGGACTGATTGAGATGAGGAAATATGAAGAAGTCAGTCAGTATATTCAGCAGCTAAATCACCGGTATCAAAATGAAGTAGGCTTTCTAACAGAGAGGATTAAGGTTCCGGCTTTAGCAGGTTTTATTATGGGGAAAATCAACGAAGCACGCGAGCAGAATATTTCGGTGTTACTGGAAGAAAGCTCGAATGTATCCAATCTAGAGATGCAGGACATTGTTCATGATGTCATACACATATTGGGCAATTTTTTTGACAACGCGATAGACTCCATTTTACAAAAAAGGCAACCCGGCAAAATTGAATTGAAATTGAATTATGAGTGTGAGGGAAATGTGTTCATTTTGAAAGTGAAGGATAATGGTATGGGAATTGACTCTGAAATGCAACAAAGAATATTCGAGCATGGCTTCTCAACCAAAGGAGAGGACAGGGGGTACGGTTTGAATCTGGTTAAGACCATGGTGGACAATCACCAGGGCATCATTGAGATTGACAGCCAACCTGGTCTGGGAACAAGTATCTATGTAGAGTTGCCCTGTACATTGGAGGTGACGAGTGAATGA
- a CDS encoding dihydroorotate dehydrogenase, whose translation MISMACNIAGVPFKNPIIMASGTFGFGREYAEFYSPELLGGIVGKGLTLHPKAGNTGQRIHETASGMLNSVGLENPGVAAFLKDELDDMTRWNTAVIANVGGSNLEEYVQAVAMITENAQKRRTMNRRGVDMLELNISCPNVKQGGMQFGIQTEVAREVVRQVRNVTALPLVVKLSPNAENITQMAVMCEEEGADGVSLINTFSAMKIDIRRRRSVFANTYAGLSGPAIKPIALRMVHQVAQAVSIPVIGMGGISSVEDIIEFTMAGAAAIQVGTYNFVHLHAGAELVYGLEQWMQQEKVQSLDEIRGIL comes from the coding sequence ATGATCTCCATGGCGTGTAATATAGCAGGTGTACCGTTCAAAAACCCGATTATCATGGCATCCGGTACGTTTGGGTTCGGGCGTGAGTATGCAGAATTCTATTCTCCTGAGCTACTCGGCGGCATCGTCGGCAAGGGACTAACCCTTCATCCGAAGGCGGGGAATACGGGGCAACGAATACATGAGACAGCATCCGGTATGCTGAATAGTGTAGGATTGGAAAATCCGGGTGTGGCGGCTTTTTTGAAGGATGAACTGGATGACATGACTCGCTGGAATACGGCTGTTATTGCCAATGTGGGCGGCTCCAATCTGGAGGAATACGTACAGGCCGTAGCCATGATTACGGAAAACGCGCAAAAACGCCGTACAATGAACCGCAGAGGCGTTGACATGCTGGAATTGAACATTTCATGCCCCAATGTGAAGCAGGGCGGAATGCAATTTGGTATCCAGACAGAGGTAGCGCGGGAGGTGGTGCGTCAGGTGCGCAATGTGACGGCGCTTCCGCTAGTTGTCAAGCTGTCTCCAAATGCAGAGAACATCACGCAGATGGCGGTTATGTGCGAGGAAGAAGGCGCCGACGGGGTTTCGCTGATCAATACATTTTCTGCAATGAAAATAGATATACGTCGGCGCCGCAGTGTGTTCGCCAACACGTATGCAGGCCTTTCCGGACCGGCAATCAAGCCGATTGCCTTGCGCATGGTTCACCAGGTGGCGCAGGCGGTATCCATTCCTGTGATCGGGATGGGCGGGATCAGCTCTGTGGAGGACATTATTGAATTCACCATGGCAGGGGCCGCCGCCATTCAGGTGGGAACGTATAATTTTGTCCATTTACATGCAGGGGCTGAGTTGGTATATGGGCTAGAACAATGGATGCAGCAGGAAAAGGTGCAGTCGTTGGATGAGATACGAGGAATTTTGTAA
- a CDS encoding dihydroorotate dehydrogenase electron transfer subunit produces the protein MANVISNVALVPGIYVMKIEGKFKGKMGQFYMLRSGNGYPLLPRPISIYDIGEESISFLYRVVGEGTHLFSQLQPGQEIQLEGPFGNGFPQVEGSLALIGGGMGTAPLLLAAKYYPHADVYLGFAQQAFGVEAFEAAAASVEVKVGGSIVEQVEPARYANMFSCGPTPMLQALALKTAGTASRLYISTERHMACGIGACLGCTMRTRGGNRRVCKEGPVFPVEEVEFDDLHGV, from the coding sequence ATGGCTAACGTAATTTCAAATGTGGCGCTCGTTCCGGGCATTTATGTGATGAAGATAGAGGGGAAATTTAAGGGGAAGATGGGTCAGTTCTACATGCTGCGCAGCGGGAATGGTTACCCACTGCTGCCCAGACCCATCAGCATTTATGATATTGGGGAAGAGAGCATTTCCTTTTTGTACCGGGTTGTTGGAGAGGGGACCCATCTATTTTCCCAATTACAGCCTGGTCAGGAGATTCAATTGGAAGGACCCTTTGGAAACGGGTTTCCGCAGGTTGAGGGCAGTTTGGCTTTAATCGGCGGTGGCATGGGTACAGCACCATTGTTATTGGCTGCAAAATATTACCCGCATGCAGACGTTTATCTGGGGTTTGCACAGCAGGCCTTCGGGGTTGAAGCGTTCGAGGCTGCGGCAGCATCTGTAGAGGTCAAGGTAGGGGGGAGCATCGTCGAACAGGTCGAACCTGCTCGCTATGCGAATATGTTTTCCTGCGGGCCAACTCCGATGTTGCAAGCACTCGCGCTGAAAACGGCGGGTACAGCGTCCCGCTTATATATTTCAACAGAAAGACATATGGCCTGTGGTATTGGCGCATGTTTGGGCTGCACCATGCGTACCCGTGGAGGCAATCGGAGGGTATGTAAGGAAGGGCCTGTATTCCCGGTGGAGGAGGTGGAGTTCGATGATCTCCATGGCGTGTAA
- the rlmN gene encoding 23S rRNA (adenine(2503)-C(2))-methyltransferase RlmN → MKKESIYGLTLDQLTAWLLEHGYKKSRALQVWDALYRKRITDFAAMTEVHENCTRLLAENFSIETLEEHVKQQSADGTVKFLFRLQDGNLIETVLMRHKFGLSVCVTTQVGCNIGCSFCASGLLKKSRDLSSGEIVGQIMKVQLYLDQERPGDRVSHVVVMGIGEPFDNFVNLSDFIRVIKDHKGLAIGQRHITVSTSGLADKIIEFADSDLHVNLAISLHAPNNEIRTRIMKINRAIPIEKLMQAIDYYLDKTNRRITLEYILLKDVNDGKEHALELAELVGHRRNLANVNLIPYNPVDEHSQYQRSESESITGFYDVLKKQGISCSVRLEHGVDIDAACGQLRSKQIRKDANSSRNAEREAIS, encoded by the coding sequence ATGAAAAAGGAATCCATTTATGGATTAACGCTAGACCAATTGACAGCATGGCTCTTGGAGCATGGATATAAAAAATCTCGGGCATTGCAGGTATGGGACGCATTGTACCGGAAACGGATTACTGATTTTGCGGCGATGACAGAGGTTCATGAGAATTGTACTCGCCTGTTGGCAGAGAACTTCTCTATTGAAACCCTGGAAGAACATGTGAAGCAACAATCAGCAGACGGGACGGTCAAGTTTTTGTTCCGTTTGCAGGATGGTAATTTGATTGAGACGGTATTAATGCGGCATAAGTTTGGATTATCCGTATGTGTGACGACGCAGGTGGGATGCAACATTGGATGTAGCTTCTGTGCAAGTGGGCTGTTGAAGAAGAGCCGTGACCTTTCCAGTGGTGAAATCGTAGGACAAATTATGAAGGTGCAGCTGTATCTGGACCAGGAACGTCCGGGCGACCGGGTCAGTCACGTTGTGGTAATGGGAATTGGCGAACCGTTTGATAACTTTGTGAACCTGTCCGATTTCATTCGGGTCATTAAGGATCATAAAGGGCTGGCGATTGGGCAGCGGCATATTACCGTGTCCACAAGTGGCCTTGCCGATAAAATCATTGAATTTGCTGATTCCGATCTGCACGTCAATCTTGCGATCTCCCTCCACGCTCCGAATAATGAGATTCGTACCCGCATTATGAAGATCAACCGGGCGATCCCGATTGAGAAGCTCATGCAGGCAATTGATTATTACTTGGACAAAACCAATCGTCGGATTACGCTGGAGTACATCTTGCTGAAGGATGTTAATGACGGTAAGGAGCATGCGCTCGAACTGGCTGAGCTGGTGGGCCATCGTCGCAATCTGGCGAACGTGAACCTGATTCCATACAATCCGGTGGATGAGCATAGTCAATACCAGCGGAGTGAGTCGGAATCGATTACTGGCTTCTATGATGTTCTGAAAAAACAAGGTATTAGCTGTAGTGTTCGGCTGGAGCACGGAGTCGACATTGATGCGGCCTGCGGACAGCTGCGCAGCAAGCAAATTCGCAAGGATGCCAATAGCAGCCGCAATGCGGAGCGCGAAGCTATTAGTTAA
- a CDS encoding AraC family transcriptional regulator has protein sequence MWLEWLLRIKNALDLMEERMQQPLDIDEIAKAAYSSPFHFQRMFYMLTGVTVAEYVRKRRLTLAAQELSLSTTKVLDVAFKYGYDSPESFSKAFRKVHGISPSEARNPGVNLKAFPRITFHLSLKGDQEMDYKIVEKAAFTVIGKSIQVTTKNGENLREIPKFWDQLNADGTSDRIHALGTGDDILGICLDMKHGEETFSYLIAAEGSEDVAASNGLEARTIPAATWAVFTSIGPMPHSIQKVWQRIYQEWFPASNYEHSGGPELEVYTMGDTHAEEYRSEVWIPITKK, from the coding sequence ATGTGGTTGGAATGGTTGCTTCGGATCAAGAACGCACTCGATCTAATGGAAGAAAGAATGCAGCAGCCCCTTGATATTGATGAAATTGCAAAGGCGGCCTACTCGTCGCCCTTTCATTTTCAACGGATGTTTTATATGCTAACTGGCGTTACGGTAGCAGAATATGTGCGCAAACGTCGATTGACCCTGGCTGCTCAGGAATTGAGTCTTTCTACCACCAAAGTACTGGATGTTGCGTTCAAGTACGGATATGATTCCCCCGAATCTTTTTCTAAAGCGTTCCGAAAGGTACACGGTATTTCTCCCTCTGAGGCCAGAAACCCGGGAGTGAACCTGAAAGCCTTTCCACGCATCACCTTCCATCTATCACTGAAGGGAGATCAGGAAATGGATTATAAAATTGTAGAGAAGGCGGCCTTTACGGTCATTGGGAAGTCCATTCAAGTTACTACTAAGAACGGTGAAAACCTTCGGGAAATCCCAAAATTCTGGGATCAACTTAACGCAGATGGCACATCGGATCGCATTCATGCCTTGGGGACAGGCGATGATATCCTCGGTATATGTCTGGACATGAAGCACGGTGAAGAAACGTTTAGCTACCTTATCGCCGCAGAGGGCAGTGAAGACGTAGCAGCCTCGAACGGATTAGAAGCCAGAACCATCCCGGCTGCAACCTGGGCCGTGTTTACATCCATCGGCCCTATGCCTCACTCGATCCAGAAGGTATGGCAAAGAATTTACCAGGAATGGTTCCCTGCCAGCAACTATGAGCACTCAGGCGGGCCTGAGCTAGAAGTATATACCATGGGAGATACTCATGCTGAGGAATACCGAAGTGAAGTATGGATTCCGATTACGAAAAAATAA
- a CDS encoding LysR family transcriptional regulator — MDIKALKTFQMIVNYGSFMRAAEALNYAQSTVTMQIQKLESDLGVQLIERGKKIKLTEAGRMFYEQSLPIVKDMEQLQENMENLQKGTAGDIRIGVTEPTASYRLPEILKRFLNHYPHIRVSVEFGNTPTLSERILQGDVDIALCSAPDLGTELYFEPLFKENFVVLMPEHHPLAEKECIGPADLQGHRLLITSSICPYRRKLEMVMKEHGITTLDTMEIGSMTALKSYVECELGIALVPQILVHPVPAGTAVRQLSGSLIDMTFGLLCKANEAPLKLASSRLYSVLKQELGQLS, encoded by the coding sequence ATGGATATTAAAGCACTCAAAACATTTCAGATGATTGTGAATTACGGGAGTTTTATGCGTGCGGCGGAAGCGTTGAATTATGCGCAATCCACTGTGACGATGCAAATACAAAAGCTGGAATCCGATCTAGGAGTTCAACTAATTGAGCGGGGCAAGAAAATAAAGTTAACTGAAGCTGGCAGGATGTTTTATGAGCAGAGTTTGCCCATTGTAAAAGACATGGAGCAACTGCAGGAAAATATGGAGAACCTGCAAAAGGGAACCGCAGGTGACATTCGTATAGGAGTGACTGAACCGACCGCTAGTTACCGACTACCCGAAATTTTAAAGCGGTTCTTAAACCATTACCCTCACATTCGGGTTTCTGTTGAGTTTGGGAATACACCTACATTAAGCGAGCGTATACTCCAAGGGGATGTGGACATCGCATTATGCTCTGCCCCGGATTTGGGTACAGAGCTATATTTTGAACCTTTATTTAAGGAGAATTTTGTAGTTTTGATGCCTGAACATCACCCTCTTGCAGAAAAGGAGTGCATTGGACCCGCAGATTTACAGGGGCATCGCCTACTTATTACGTCGTCCATCTGTCCTTATCGGCGCAAACTTGAAATGGTCATGAAGGAACATGGAATAACTACGTTAGACACGATGGAAATTGGCAGCATGACGGCTCTAAAATCTTATGTGGAATGTGAATTAGGGATTGCCCTTGTGCCCCAAATTCTAGTCCATCCTGTCCCGGCAGGAACAGCAGTGAGGCAATTAAGCGGCAGCTTGATCGATATGACCTTTGGTCTTCTTTGTAAAGCAAACGAGGCACCGCTGAAGCTGGCAAGCTCAAGGCTATATTCTGTGTTAAAGCAGGAGCTTGGGCAATTGTCGTGA
- a CDS encoding SDR family NAD(P)-dependent oxidoreductase: MDLHQKAALVTGGGTGIGRAICMELADRKATVVVNYSRSKDDAEETVRMILEQGGSAIALQADVSQDREVRDMVEQIVQQYGTVDVLVNNASITHHIPMDDLEAVTEEVWNDLLAVNVKGMFYCARAVAPYMKHRQQGAIVNLGSIAGQTGLGSSLPYAVSKAAVHGLTKSLARSLAPDIRVNCIVPGAVATRWWAGREEQMKQLAPHLLLQRISTPEDIASMVCSALEQEAMTGQIITVDSGQTL, encoded by the coding sequence ATGGATTTACATCAAAAAGCAGCCCTAGTTACAGGCGGCGGTACAGGAATTGGGAGAGCCATATGTATGGAATTAGCAGATCGAAAGGCTACTGTAGTCGTAAACTATTCCCGTTCTAAAGACGATGCAGAGGAAACCGTACGTATGATACTTGAACAGGGAGGAAGTGCAATTGCATTACAGGCAGATGTTTCCCAAGATCGGGAAGTTCGGGATATGGTCGAGCAGATTGTTCAGCAATACGGCACGGTTGATGTACTGGTGAATAACGCCAGCATTACACATCATATTCCAATGGACGATCTAGAGGCCGTTACGGAAGAGGTGTGGAATGATCTCTTGGCTGTCAATGTGAAAGGCATGTTTTACTGTGCTAGAGCCGTAGCTCCTTATATGAAGCATCGTCAACAAGGAGCTATCGTCAATCTGGGAAGTATAGCTGGACAAACAGGGCTAGGTTCCTCACTACCCTATGCAGTATCCAAAGCAGCCGTCCACGGGCTGACCAAATCGTTAGCACGATCCCTGGCCCCTGATATTCGAGTCAATTGCATCGTGCCAGGCGCGGTGGCGACAAGATGGTGGGCAGGTAGGGAAGAACAAATGAAACAATTGGCTCCTCATCTGCTGCTACAGCGCATTTCCACACCTGAGGATATTGCCAGCATGGTCTGCTCTGCTTTGGAACAGGAAGCCATGACAGGCCAGATCATTACGGTAGACAGCGGACAAACGCTATAA